AATTGCTAACTATTtgttttatacaaaaaaaattcaaccattcaataaatattaatatatacagaTCAATACGATGAAGATATCAGATTGGTTCGAGAATTTACATGCATAACAAGtacaattatatcaataaatttaacgaatagatctttaaaatattaaatgtaaaaaatatataaaaattaaatttacaccTATGTAAGTGAATCTctatctaaattaaatattagatatattataattttaaagaataaaaataaataaggacTCTTtctgtgaaataaaaaaatatctttatttaTAAGTTAGAAAAAcgctaaaaaatttaataatcctTTATATGATACTAATTAAGTACAACAcggatataatattaaaataatatattttaccaaattaaaataatatttaaaatatgataaaatacaatacaatataaaaaatatatataaacacaatACAAGTTTATACATATAAGAATAAACCAAAAGTTATATAAACATGTAGTTTGCAGGAATGGATCGTCTTAAACCTGCAGAACAAACATGAATTGAGATTTGGAGAAGTCGATTGGAAATGCTTTTTTGAGATCTTAATACGGTGCATATGAAAAAATTgcaatctctttatttttcaagGGATGTCTTGGAATAGTATCGACACTATTAAGGTCTCCTATAGCTGGGTCAAATAGTTCATGACGGCAGCTAGGGGCCCAACGATATCATTTCAGGCTTCAACTTCGTGTTCCAATCTACATAGAAACTGTGTCTACTTGAATATTGATGGTTTCGTAAGGTCTGAGGATGACTCTGCTTCAACAAGAGGAATTGTTCGAGACGAAGTTGGGAATTGGATATTTAGTTTTAACAAATTTTTAGGGAGTTGCTTAGTATTCGAGGCTGAATTGTAAGGACATCTTGATTGATTGAGGCTACGATAATGTGTTAGTTCAGACGAATAATCTTGAAGTGGCTACTGTCGTGTTGGAGGAACTCACAAGATGATCAAATTCTGCTTTGATTAGGAGAATTCTTCAGCGGGTTCCTCGGTTTCAACATTAGAGCATCTGTCATATCCCTAGAGAAGCGAACCAAGAAGATGAAAGACCAGTCAAATTGGCTCATTTGGATAGTCAATGATTACTAGTTTTCTAAATATCCCCGTTTGGGGAAATGAGTTATGTGATGTAatttgtcctttttattttcttttttgtcaaaaaaaaatctcaaaattatcaatacattttaatatgcattacttattaaaaataaataaatttaataaattcattacGTGTTGATAATATCcgttaatttaattcaaaaaaatcataagataatcaaaattatcattataataacaaaataaatcaaGTGATAAAAACAAACAACTtgatattaaaaaattacaatttttttctttaaaaaaaatttaaatttttaaaataatatatttttagtgtattattattattagggtaaactacacccatggtcacttttgtttaccttaggttacattttagtcacttatgtttgaaatgttacgtttttgtcacttatgttatcgtgttgtaacattttagtcactgagctatTAATTGTCGCTAACAGTGTAACAGTAAGTTGACGTGgaacgttaaatcatcatttcaaacaaaaattttagggtaaattatacaatcgatccccatattttttcattttgagcaatttaatttttttatgttctttaattttttttctttattttccattatcttttgtttctccctctattttcttaccttcccatttcttttaacatatcaagAAGCCGAATTGGCAATGAAGAAATAAGTCGAAAACCATCATTGCCTATAACCAAAGCCCATAAACCCATACCATGCTTTTTTCTTCACTACCAATTTGACTTCCTGATATGTTGAAAGAAATGGAGAATGTacgaaaatagagggagaagtaggagagaatggaaaataatgaaaaaaaagaaagttaaaagaacataaaagaaaaaattaaattgctcaaaatgaaaaaaatatggggaccaattgtataatttaacctaattttttttgtttgaaatgatgatttaatgctCCACATTAGCTTGCCGTTataccgttaacgacaattaatggctcaatgactaaaatgttacaacacgataacataagtgactaaaacgtaacatttcaaacataagtgactatgggtgtaatttacccttattattattattttaaaaagaataacaTGTTTTACTATCTAACTTATACCTAAAAACATGTAGAATCCGATTACCAAAAAGAAAACCATCCGAAAACGGTGACAGTGAGACACGTGATCTTTatccaaaaaaatataataataattttcatataattatGAATTCAATGTAGCTATAAATACAGAGTCATCATCCTCAGGGCTTGTTTCTGCTCTTCTTATCAAAACCCTTTTTTTCTTAATCAAATCTGTATGTCCTCTATCTTTGTTTAATACTTTCTGCCATTATTTCTttcgattattatttttttttcgattttcaaagggtcttttttttatttatttgctattAACCAATGATTTTTATGGGTTTAGTCATTAAAAAATTTTGTTGTTCTTATGTGGTATCTGACGATGGGTATTCatcaggaaaaagaaaagagactTTTTTTTTAGCATGCAAAGTGATTTTTTTGTCACTGTCGGCAGCACTATTGGTTGTTCCGACTATTACTTttggtgtttaaaattttattttttttcctttgatgCTAACTTGATATGTGGTGATCTGAATAAttcttaaatatattttctttgatTGGATTACTTatagttattattttgttattttttgcaGGGTTCAGTTCGCATAATAGTAACGCATAAAAGTATGGTTGGGAGGATTTTATTACTAGTTCTTTTTATGAATGCTGCCTTTTTAATAGTGGTAAAAGAACTTTAATTTGTGATGTTTAAATCTATTCTTTATGTATTTGTTGCttccaattttttaattattgtgaATTGGAATTGTTTTTGCCTGTAGAATGCTGTACCAGAAACATGCCCTGCTGATCTCGGTGGAAAATGTGGTGAAGATAGTGAATGGGAAGGGGAATTTTTCCCTGGAGTTACTAAAATTAAGTATGAGGTAAAAGAGTTACATCCCCTGCAGGATTTAACTTAGGTCTTATTTGTTGTAGTTGCAGAGGAAATGAATGTTATCATAGTCAATATCGGTGAATATCGACTCTCTAGAGTCGGAACCCTAAAACAGCGACAAAAAGGGTTACTTCCCCTGTAGGATTTAAAGGGTTgaatataatttgaataatttaaaggGTTGAATATATTCTGTGTTTTGAAACCTTGCATCTTTCTCTGTTCGAGATATATTATTAAAGATCTGGAATACATTCTTAGTTCAAAGCACTTTTGATTACCATAGCATTAATTATTTGAATACTTGTTATTTAACAGTAATTTTGACTGCAGGGTCCTTCTAGCAAGAATCCACTTTCATACAAATGGTACAATGCAGAAGAAGTGATTCTTGGGAAGAAAATGAAGGTTAGTTTCAAATTTCCCATTCTTAACATGTATAAGATTTATCAAGATGTTGATGATTGCTGACTAGTTGTCAATTGTTTAGGACTGGTTGAGATTTAGTGTTGCATTTTGGCATACATTTCGTGGAACAGGTGCCGATCCTTTTGGTGCACCCACAAAGTCTTGGCCATGGGAAGATGGTACCAATTCCATTGCTATGGCCAAAAGAAGAAGTAAGATTGATAGTTATTTCCTCCCTATCTGTGCTTATTGATTAATACTAGTCTGCAGGATGGTAACATTCTTTGCTCCTCTTTGAAACGATTGCAGTGAGAGCCAACTTCGAATTCCTAAACAAGCTTGGAGTTGATAGGTGGTGTTTCCATGACAGGGACATTGCTCCTGATGGCAAAACACTAAAGGTTGGATATTTTTCTTATTGACTCTTCAAGTTGCTTTTCATATCTAAATGCTTGAATATGAACTGGTTTTGACTAAACTCTCTTAACAGCCCTCCTCTCCTATTGGTTTTTTGGCAATTGTTTATCGATCATTTTTTCTGTTCTCTTCGTTGTAGGAAACTAATTCAAACTTGGATGAAGTCGTGGCACTTGCTAAAGAGCTTCAGGTAATTTCTGAATTtgcaaaaagttttaaattgctCGTCTCAAGTAGAGACCTATcctcctcttttttctttttctttttccccttttctcaaaattttaaacccTCTTGTTTGATACAAGACTAAGTTATATGTTTCCCGAATATCTTTGTTACTTGACCATGCAGGGGGACAAGATCCGTCCACTGTGGGGTACTGCTCAACTATTTATGCATCCTCGTTACATGCATGGTGCTGCTACAAGGTATCCTTACTTAAGTGATTTGCATATATCCCTTGATGAACTTAATTCTTACTTCTGCGTTTGCTTTTAAGCTCTGAGTTGGGTGTTTATGCCTATGCTGCTGCTCAAGTTAAGAAAGCTATGGAGGTGGGCTTTTACTTCTATATAACATTGAGGTTAAACTTATTgcattttgtgtttagattacAGTTATGTTGGTCTTATGTCTGGTAATTGCTTTGTATTTTGCTTTCTGTTCCTATAGGTGACACATTATCTTGGGGGAGAAAATTATGTATTTTGGGGTGGTCGTGAGGGATACCAAACACTCTTGAACACAGACATGGAAAGAGAGCTTGATCATATGGTATATTTGTTAGTCATTTCTTACTTTGAAATCTGCTAAATAAAGTTTTTCAATGTCAGCTGTTAGTTTCATGTTAGTTAAAATGTTTGCTCTATTTTATGCATTTTTCCTGATTAAACGTTCTTCTTCAAGTTTCCAATGTGGCGTCTTAGTTATTAGCTATGCAactgaattatttattttgaCAGGCAAAATTTCTTGAAGCTGCTGCTGCCTACAAGAAGAAGATTGGATtcaatggtaattttccattatAACAATCTTAAGACTGTATGCTAGCTCCCCTTCCAGCAAATGTAGGTGATGAGGAGGGGACAAAAAAAATTATGCTATTCTGGGCCGCAGGGTTGTCTTTCtgtagttatttatttattttttcgtgGAATTCTGATGGAATATTCTTTGATTCAGGAACTCTACTGATTGAACCTAAGCCTCAAGAACCTACCAAACATCAGTATGTTTCGACAATCCCTTCCTTTCTCAATTAGTAATAGCAGTCAAGTTTGCTGTTCTTTATATGAATTATTGCTTGATTTATTTACAGGTATGACTGGGATGCTGCAACAACACTTAACTTCTTGCATAAATATGGGCTGCTTGGTGAGCTCTAATGAATTCTCGTCTGGAATCTAACATTGCCTGCTAGATGATTTTTGATAACTGCTGCATAGCTAAATAAAGTATTATCTAAACTTGTGTATTTGAAGGGATTTGTTTCATGGTTAACTCTTGCCTGGTAAAACAATAACTGATTTCATGAACAAGACTGCATGCACGGTTTGAAAAGCATACCTTAAGTGTTTAGGTCTAGTTTATACCAGGACCAGAAAAATTGAAGAACCTGATGATTACAGGGTAAAATCATCTGgctgagaaaaaaattatatgatgAGAGATTGTAGTCCTCAGTCCAGAGAGTTACTAATTTGGAATTTATTAGGCTTTCTAATACTTTGTGATGTAGAACCCTATTTTGCTTATGCTTTACTTTGCTTGAAGAACCTGTATCCGACACTTGTGCCTCCAAGGACCTTCCTTCTCATACATGATCATACTTCAAAAAAGTTGAACATATCTAatattgaatgcatatttatatccAGCAATTAAACCTGAGCCAAGTAACTAGATAATTTTGTTTAGTATTTGGCTTCAAAACCATGCTGCTTTCCAGAAATTGGAATTTCTAGTTGGTCAGGTCCATTTTCATATAGAAGGAAAACAAGGCGTCGTCCAACTATGATCTATCTGGGTATTATCTCTTTTGGCAGGCGGTTACATTTAACGTACTGTCCACTATTTCCTTTTGCAGGAGAATTCAAACTTAACATTGAGTGTAACCATGCCACACTCTCTGGTCACAGGTTTGTTGTGTTCCATGCCTTCGAATTATATTTGCGTATCATTTCCAAGTAAAATTTCCCCACAACTGCATGCATGTAAATTCCTCTGCCAACCTATGGTGCTTATGTAATTTGCAGCTGCCATCATGATCTTGAGACTGCAAGAATCAATGGAATGTTAGGAAATATTGATGCAAACACTGGGGATCCTCAAGTTGGTACGATCAATTATTAACTTAAAAACTTCCTAGTGTTTACAAAGTATTCTTATTTCATGTTTATGAGCTTGGGATTACAATCTTCTTAACTTTGAAGATATGGATTTCTTTGTGATACAGGTTGGGACACAGATCAGTTCTTGACTGATGTCGGGGAGGCAACCATGATTATGCTAAGTGTGATAAGAAATGTATGCGGCGgactcttattttattttcttttgatagtTCAAACTTCAAAAGAGTGTTCGACTTTCTACTGTTTTACACTCTTCACATTTGTGTGTGGCAGGGAGGATTAGCACCAGGAGGCTTCAACTTCGATGCAAAATTGTGTGTAAACATTTCCTTCGTTATTTTCTTACAATTGTGTTGTGTTTACCTAGGTTCTTGTTATCTTGAGCCACTTGTGATGATCTTTTTACCTTTTATTGTTTTGTAGACGGAGAGAGAGTACAGATGTTGAGGACTTGTTCATTGCTCATATTAGTGGAATGGACACCTTGGCTCGTGGACTCCGAAATGCTGCTAAACTGATTGAGGTAATACAATATCAAAGTTATCCCTCCGCTTTCTAACCAAATGCCTATTTCTCCCCTCTTTCATATATTAATCAATAATTTTCCTCATTATAGGATGGTTCTTTGGCTGAGCTTGTTCGTAAACGATATTCTAGCTTTGACACAGAACTTGGTGCCCAGATTGAGGTgatgcttttttattttttctttaaatgatAACTTCTCCTTTGGCTTAAAGTCTGGCATTTCCCATGGAAGAATCGCTAATATAAGTAATCCATCATCGAACAGGCTGGTAAAGCTGATTTTGAAATGCTTGAGAAGAAAGCCATGGAATGGGGAGAGCCCAAGGTTGCTTCAGCCAAGCAGGTAGATATTTTACTTCAAAAAAGATGTTTACaagttttttttaacttcatgCTATACTGTGATGACCTATGGCCCATAACCGACCAAATAGCGAGTTATTCATATTAGATTGTTTGTTACGTTACGAACTATAATTTCTAACTATAAAACATGACAGAAAGCAATGCTTTTCATATAACCTTTTTGACTTATTCAGTGTTACCTTTTATATACACTCCATTACGGAGCGATCCGTCCTGTGTCTGTCCCGTATACAATCTATAAACAGAAAATAGCATGTAATGCCAGTATGAACCaaatctaaaatgaaaattttggttgtCTTGTTGCAGGAACTTGCAGAGATGATTTTCCAATCTGCACTGTAGGATACCTTGATTGACCGATTATGGTCAATGTTTTCGGTTTTTCCTTTTAGTTAGGAATAAGCCATGATGCTTATACAAATAATTAGATTTATGTAGTTTATAACAATGCATTAGTGCTtagttttttaagaaaaatggtatgttttagtagttgaacTCTTGGTGGTATGCCACCTGACCATGAAGGGAATCCATGCCCTTTTTAGGTACCCTTCTTGGAATGTTGTGGATAAGTGATGGCAAGTTTGGctttaaataaaaggaaatttaataaaattatctcaGGGGGGGTTCATGCCTTCATGGTTCTTAATCGGATGATTAGACCTTAATTTTTGGAATATTCAAGTctaaatgtatttaatttatccTATGTTCTATCCTCGTATTACATTATTATCATtagtataaaagttaaattttttctTAAGTAATTTAGCTATTCATaagttttatttaagttattgggtATTAAGTTTGTTTCTTTAAATTCTGCCGGTCAGTTTCAAGCAACAGTTAGGGGGATCGTTATTAATATTCGTTGATGAGTAAAAGTACATATTTTAGACTCAAGTTTGATTCGTAAATGTGTGGTGTTGCTTTTAATTAGTGTAGATAATGCAAATAGaaaaaagatatataatattgattttaataatttagtgatgaaaatttttaaatagtttagtgattaaattataattttttaattaaatgattaaaaaaattactcaCAATTTAAGGACTAATTAAGGACTAATGATGTAGTTTGTccttcttaatttaatttaattgtgtTGGGTTTAGATAGTAACAGTTGGTTGTCCgaatttttagtatttaaattatattctaaacataatataataattatatatatatatctaaaaatTGATAGGAGACTCAAACATTTAGATGTTATTTGTATAAATAATGTGTATTATTGTTAAAGATAGTAAAACGACGGTGGATTTAATATTAGAGAATGAGAGAGAGAAATCTCTTGGCTGAGATTGGAGATTTGTAATTGGATGATAAAAGATTGGTATGTTAAGTTTCGATTTGTGTCGAGAACAGTAAATCTAATACTTAATATTATA
The genomic region above belongs to Gossypium hirsutum isolate 1008001.06 chromosome D05, Gossypium_hirsutum_v2.1, whole genome shotgun sequence and contains:
- the LOC107904720 gene encoding xylose isomerase isoform X1; the protein is MIFMGLVIKKFCCSYVVSDDGYSSGKRKETFFLACKVIFLSLSAALLGSVRIIVTHKSMVGRILLLVLFMNAAFLIVNAVPETCPADLGGKCGEDSEWEGEFFPGVTKIKYEGPSSKNPLSYKWYNAEEVILGKKMKDWLRFSVAFWHTFRGTGADPFGAPTKSWPWEDGTNSIAMAKRRMRANFEFLNKLGVDRWCFHDRDIAPDGKTLKETNSNLDEVVALAKELQGDKIRPLWGTAQLFMHPRYMHGAATSSELGVYAYAAAQVKKAMEVTHYLGGENYVFWGGREGYQTLLNTDMERELDHMAKFLEAAAAYKKKIGFNGTLLIEPKPQEPTKHQYDWDAATTLNFLHKYGLLGEFKLNIECNHATLSGHSCHHDLETARINGMLGNIDANTGDPQVGWDTDQFLTDVGEATMIMLSVIRNGGLAPGGFNFDAKLRRESTDVEDLFIAHISGMDTLARGLRNAAKLIEDGSLAELVRKRYSSFDTELGAQIEAGKADFEMLEKKAMEWGEPKVASAKQELAEMIFQSAL
- the LOC107904720 gene encoding xylose isomerase isoform X2, whose amino-acid sequence is MVGRILLLVLFMNAAFLIVNAVPETCPADLGGKCGEDSEWEGEFFPGVTKIKYEGPSSKNPLSYKWYNAEEVILGKKMKDWLRFSVAFWHTFRGTGADPFGAPTKSWPWEDGTNSIAMAKRRMRANFEFLNKLGVDRWCFHDRDIAPDGKTLKETNSNLDEVVALAKELQGDKIRPLWGTAQLFMHPRYMHGAATSSELGVYAYAAAQVKKAMEVTHYLGGENYVFWGGREGYQTLLNTDMERELDHMAKFLEAAAAYKKKIGFNGTLLIEPKPQEPTKHQYDWDAATTLNFLHKYGLLGEFKLNIECNHATLSGHSCHHDLETARINGMLGNIDANTGDPQVGWDTDQFLTDVGEATMIMLSVIRNGGLAPGGFNFDAKLRRESTDVEDLFIAHISGMDTLARGLRNAAKLIEDGSLAELVRKRYSSFDTELGAQIEAGKADFEMLEKKAMEWGEPKVASAKQELAEMIFQSAL